Genomic segment of Sphingomonas sp. KRR8:
ACGAACAGCTCGGCGTCCTCGGCATTCTGGAAGAAGACCGCCGGGCAGCGCCCGAAGGCGGTGCGGTAGAGCAGGCAGAGAACGCGTTGGAGCATCCCACCCCGGATGAAGGCAGTGCCAAGGCCGCTGACGTTCGGAAAGGCGGGCACTCCCACCTGCCGTGCGGCCATCGCACCATAGATGTTGGGCTTGGCCGTCCAGCTGATCAGCGCGGCTGGCCGTTCACGCCGGAGCAGGCGGATGAAGCGGAGCAGGAGCAAGCCGTCCTGCAGCGGGTTCAGGCCATCGCTGCTGATCGGCAAGCTGGCTGCGCGGAAAGGCAGCGCATGGCCTTGATTGCCAGGCGGCGCGGCAAGCACCGGCTCGAAACCGGCCGCGGCCACTCCCCGCAACAGACCGCCGCGAAAGTTCTGTAGGTTCCACAGGCTGTTGGCACTCGCGAGCAGCCGCGGTGCGCTTCTCGAAGAGAGCATGACCCTCATCCTAGCCATCTGCGCCCACAGCGCCAGCCGCGGCTTCCGTGGTTACAAAGAAGTCACGGTAACGCATAATAAAGATACGGTTTGTAAGTCGCCGGAAACTCGATAGGGTTAAGACGTTACGGGGGTTCAATTCCGGCGCGGGGCTTGGTAAGAGCCGAAACGTTGTTGCAGGGAGCAAGTTTGTGGTGCGTCCGACCGTGAAGATCATTGCAGTTCTGGCCGCCGCGTCCTTCGCGGCATCGTCGCCGGCTGCTGCGGCCGTTCAGGCGCAGGGCACGCAAGCCGCGCTGATGAGCCCGTGGGTCGCACTCAGTGCCTTTGGCTCCACCACGTCCGGGGCCGCGCTCTGCGCGAACACTGCCGCCGCGGTCGCCGCTGGCCAAGCGGGCACTGTTGGTTGCGTGCTGCCGCAGGTGGACGCGCCGGTCGCCGCACCGGTCGGCGAAGCTGCTCCGGCCGCGCTTCCCGCTGCTCCCGTGGCCGGTGCTGGCGGGCTTGGCTTCTTCCCGATCCTGCTTGGCCTCGCTGCTGTCGCCGCGGGCGTTGCGCTGCTTGCCGGCAAGGGTAACGGAAACAGCAACATCAATCTGCCGCCGCTCTCCCCGAGCTGAGGTGAGCGCCGGCGTCGCCTGAACGGGCCGCGCCATCATTCTCTGGTATCAGGTCAAGCTGTTCGTCGAGCATGCGAGCGGCTTCAGCATGGATAGCCTGCACGTCCTTGTCGGAGTGCTGCTTCAGCTTGGGGCGGCATCGCTGCTTCGTCGTGGGTTGTCCGACTGGAGGCCTTGGCTCTTGGTGCTTTCACTCGAGTTGCTGAATGAGGCGAACGACCTCTGGGTCGAGCGCTGGCCCGATCCCGGCCAGCAATATGGCGAGGGGGTGAAGGACATCCTGCTGACCATGATCCTCCCGACACTCCTGCTGATCATCGCCCGGCGGCGCCCGGCGCTGCTATCATCACCACCGCGATGATTGTGGCCGGCCCGGGCCATCGGTAGGCTTGGCCGTGGCTACACCGCTCCGCACCATCTTGCGCCTGATCTCACCGGCTCGCCGGCGCGAGGCAGTGTTGCTCGTCGGGTTCATGATTGTCGGCGCATTTGCCGATCTGGTCACCATCGGCGCCTTGCTGCCGTTTCTGACACTTCTATCCGGCTCGGGTGCTGGCGGGCGGTGGTTCCTCGCCGCCCATCGCTTCAGCCTGGCCGAGGCGGCACTGTTGTTCGCGGGCGCAGCCCTCGTGGCGGGACTGCTTCGGCTGGCGCTCACCCGCTGGACCCTGCGATTTGCGGCGATGACGGGGCATGAATGCGCGGTCGAAATCCAACGCAGGCTGCTGCTTCAGTCCTACACCTTCCACCTGCAGCAGCATTCGAGCAGCCTGCTGTCTGCGCTGACCAAGGTCGAGGAATTGGTCTGGCGAGTGCTGCTGCCCTTGTTGCAGGGCCTCGCGGCGATATTCGTCTCCGGGGCTATCCTCGGCACCCTGCTGTGGGTCGAGCCGGCGATTGCGGCCGTCACCCTCGCGGGCTTCGGACTGCTTTACGGGGCCATTGCGCTGGCCGTGAGAGCGCGGCTGGATCAGGCCTCAACGGCATTCGATCGGCTGTATGACGAGCGGGTGCGCCTGGTGCAGGACAGCCATGGCGCCATCCGCGACATCATCCTTGACGGTTCGGCGCCGGTCGCCCTGGAGCAATTCCGGCGGACGGACCTCACCCTGACGGAGACGCAGGCACGTGCCGCCGCCATTGCCGCGGCTCCGCGCTTCCTGGTGGAGGCGATCGGGCTTTGCCTCGTTGCTCTTCTTGCCTGGTGGCTCAGCGGACGGCCGGGTGGACTGGTCGCGGCCTTGCCGCTGTTGGGTGCTCTCGCACTCGGCATGCAGCGCATGCTTCCGCTGCTCCAGCAACTGTATCAGAGCTGGGTCGCGCTCAAGACAAGCGACGCGATCGCCGTCGACGTGCTCCGCCTGCTCAGCCTGCAATTGACGCCCGAAGCATCGGACAGCGGCCCGCTTCTCGCCTTCACCAAGCAAGTGGACCTGAAAGAAGTCGAGTTTCGGTATCCGGCACGCGCGACGCCGGCCCTCGTCGGGATCAGCCTGGTGATCCGCAAAGGTGAGCGCATCGCCCTCACCGGGCGCACCGGCAGCGGCAAGAGCACTCTGGCCGACGTGCTGATGGGCCTGCTGGAGCCGAGCGGTGGGGAGTTGCGCGTTGACGGGGAGCCCATCGGACCGGGGCAGCGGCCGCGCTGGCGCCGGCTGATCGCGCATGTTCCGCAAGCCGTCTTCCTGACCGACGACAGCATCGCGGCCAACGTCGCCTTCGGAGCCGGGACAGCGGCGAGCGATCCCGAACGGCTCGCGCGGGCGCTTCAACTGGCGCAGCTGGACACGCTGGTCACCGAGCTTCCAGACGGTGCCGACACGCCGGTGGGAGAGCGTGGTGCACGCCTGTCCGGGGGTCAGCGCCAGCGCATCGGGCTCGCCCGCGCGATCTATCGCGACACGCCGATCCTGGTACTCGACGAGGCGACGAGCGCACTGGACGATGAGACCGAGGCAGCGATCGTCACCGCGCTCGACCGGCTGCAGGCCGAGGGCAAGACGATTATCATCATCGCGCATCGCAGGTCGGCACTTCGCGGTTGCGACCGCGTGGTGCAACTTGAGGGCGGGCGGATCGTGGACATAGACGAGGCAATACCGGCCGGCTCTTAAGCGGCGTCAAGCCAGGCCTGAAACATCAGGACGCTCCACAACGCCTGGGCGCCGTCGCGGCGTCCGGCCAGGTGATCCTGCCACCGCCGCTGGATGAGGGCGGTGTCGAGCCAGCCCTGTGCACTCATCCTTGCCGGATCGAGCAAGTCCTCCGCCCACTCCCGCAGGGGACCCTTCAGCCACTCGCCTACCGGCACGCCGAAGCCGGTCTTGGGCCTGTCGATAAGCGCTGGCGGCACGTGACGGTAGAGCAGCTTTCTGAGGAGATATTTGCCGCGCCCCTCCCGGACCTTGAGCGACGGCGGGATCCGCGCCGCCACTTCGGCCACGCGGTGGTCGAGGAAAGGCACGCGGGTCTCCAGGCTGACCGCCATGGACGCGCGATCCACCTTGGTGAGGATGTCGTCGGGCAGATAGGAAAGCGCATCGGCCGTCGTCAGGCGAATGACGTCAGGCCCGGCGAGTTCAGGGAAGGCCTGCGCCTGCCTGCGGGATGCCGAGAGCACGGGATTGCTCCCAGACCACTCATCGAGGAAATCATCATAAAGGTCGCCAAGCGACTGTGCCCTGCCCGCGACACGCAGCAACTTCTGGACCTTGGCGCCGACATGCGGCTGGCGCTGACCCGGGAGCAGCGCCGCGGCGCGTCGCCACAGCCCCGGTGGCAGCTGCCCGAGCAGTTCACCGGTCGCTGACCGAAGCGGTGCCGGGATGCGCGAGATTCTGCTCCACAGCGCGGGAGCCTGCACATGGCGATTGTAACCGGCGAACAGCTCATCGCCGCCATCGCCGGTCAAAGCGACCGTCACTTCCCCGCGAGCGAACCGGCTGACGAGAAAGGTCGGTATTTGCGAGCTGTCAGCGAACGGTTCGTCATAGATGGCCGGAAGCAGCGGAATGACGTCGCGGGCGTCCGCAGGAGTGACAATCTGCTCATGGTGGACGGTGCCAAGGTGCCGTGCAACGGCGCGGGCATCGTCCGCTTCGTTGTATCCGGCCTCCGTGAACCCGATCGAGAAGGTTCGAACCGGATGCCGGGAATGCTGCTGGTAAAGCGCCGTGATCGTGGAGCTATCGACCCCGCCTGACAGGAATGCGCCGACCGGAACGTCCGCGACCGCCTGGTCGGCGATCGCCAGACCAAGCGCGTCCTCGAGCTCCGCAAGGGCGGTAACTTCATCGGCGATGGGATGTATCAGGCCATCGGCCACCACCTGACGGTAATCCCAGTAGGTGCGCAGTTGCAGGCCGCCGCCGCCCTGTTCGATGCTCGGCGGTTCGGTCAGGGGTGAGCGAGCCGCCGAGCGGTCGAGCGTCAGGATAGACGCGGGTGGGAGCTTGAAGACGCCCCGAAAGATGGTGTGCGGGGCAGGAACGTTGCCGCGGCGAGCAAAGGCGTCGAGGCTCGATCGATCGATCTCACTGCGGAAATCCGGATGACGGCGGATCGCTTTCAGTTCGGAGGCGAAGACGAAGTCGCGCCCGCACCAGCCATAGTAGAGCGGCTTTTCTCCAAAGCGATCGCGGACAAGGTGGAGCCGGCGTTCCCGTGCGTCCCACAATGCGACGGCGAACATGCCGGCAGCGGTAGAGAGCGCCCGATCGAGGCCCCACGTGGCGATCGCCTGGAGGAGGGTCTCCGTATCGCTGTGACCACGCCATCCGCCCGGCGGCCCACCGCCCTCGCCCTCCAGAACACGCCGGAGGTCTCGATGATTGTAGATCTCCCCATTGTAGCAGAGCATCCAGCGACCATCGGCTGAAGCCATGGGCTGGGCGCCGTGCGCGGACAGGTCGACAATGGACAGGCGACGGTGGGAGAGCCCGATACCCGCCGCTGCGTCCGTCCAGATCCCGCCTGCGTCAGGACCGCGATGTTGAAGGCTGGCGCCCATCGCCTCGAGCAGGCGCTCACCAGGCTCACCGCTGCTGAAGATACCGGCGATGCCGCACATGTTGGTTCAGTTATCCCCGCCGCCCGCGCGCGGTCTGGCCAGTCCGGAGGCGCAGCGCAAGCGTCAGGAGCGCCAGCGCCCCGCCATGATATCGTCGATTTCGCGCATCCGGTCGCGATAGGCGCCGGCCATGCAGGCGTTATTGGGACACCGGTCGCGGTAACCGAGGAAGCGGTCGCGGGTCCGGTGAAGCAATGCGTTCTGCGCTGGAGAAGCTTCGCGGAGTGCCTCGACGTAGATACTCGTCATCCTGCGGTCGAGCAGCGCCAGCCCATCGTCGTTGCAGACCGCGATCTCGCCACGAGTCTTTGCATAGCGGCAATTGAACGCCGGGCTTGCACTGGCTCGTGGAGCGGTCGGGGCCGGCGGCGGAGTTTCGGCCCTCGGAACGGGCACAGGCCGAGGTGCCGGAGCGATCGGTTGCGACGGTGGCGGCGCGGCAGGCGCCGGTGCCGGTGCAGGCGCCGGAAGGCTGTCGGCCGGTAAGCCTGGCGCGGCCGCGTTGCCTTCCGTTGCAGTCGAAGCCTGACTTGCGCGGGCCAGCGTCGCGAGTGGGATCGTGATCGGATCGGCGCCAGCAAGCGTCACCACCTGGCCACTGCCATCCGCCGCATTCTGCAACGCATAGTCGAGTTCGGCTGAGAGACTGGTCCGGCCACCTGCGACCACCAGGCCGGGCGGCAGATCGATCGACGCGCGGCCCGAGCAGACGAGCGTTCCGACGTTCGCGTCCTGGCGTTTGAGCACGGGCGCTTCCATTCGCAGTGTGGCATAGGCCGCCAGCCGGTCGAACACCGCCCTGTCGCTGGCACGCGTCGCTGCTGCCTGGCGGAACAGCTCGGCCTTCACCTGGTCATAGATCTGCTTGTTCGCGCAACGCCTGGCCGGGTCGGCCGCCGAGGCGGCGCCGTTGCTCCGCTCCTTGTCGGTGCCAGCGGTACTGCTGCCGTCAAGGCGGTCCTGACCGGGTCCGCCGCGCGTCAGGTTCACTGCAAACAGCGCCATCAGCACCAGCGCGACTAGTCCGGCGAGTATGGCCCAGAGCGGCGGTCCACGCCTACGACCGACCGGCTCCTCCCGACTGTCATATCCACGCCGCTCGCGCGGGTCGAAGCCGCGCTCGCCGGGTGCATATGGGCCCCCTTGTTCACGCTCATAAGGATCGAAGGGCGGTTCGGGCGGACGGCTGGACATGGCCAGTGCAACGCCCAACTGCGGGAAAGGGTCGCAGCGGCTAAAGTAATGCCGCGATATCGGCCGCGATATCCTCGGGCTTGGTTTGCGGCGCGTAGCGCTTCACCACCTTGCCCGAGCGGTCGATGAGGAACTTCGTGAAGTTCCACTTGATTGCCTCGCTTCCAAGCAATCCGGGCGCTTCGTGCTCGAGGTAGCGGTAGAGCGGCGCCGCCCCGTCTCCGTTGACGTCGATCTTGGCAAACAGAGGGAAACTGACGTCATAGGTCAGGCTGCAGAAATTGGCGATTTCCTCGGCATCGCCGGGCTCCTGGGCTCCGAACTGATTGCAGGGAAAACCCAGAACCGAAAAACCTTGCGCGGCGTAGCGGTCCTGAAGCGCCTGCAAGCCGGCGTATTGGGGCGTGAAGCCGCACTTGGACGCGACATTGACGATTAGCAGCACCTTGCCCGCGAACGGCTGCAGACTGGTCTTGGAACCGTCCGGGGCTTGCACCGGAAGGGTGTAGAGCCGGCTCATGCAAGCAGGCCTTCGTGAAGGCGAACGACGCGGTCCATGCGGGCAGCGAGCCGCTCATTGTGGGTGGCAACGAGAGCAGCGCTCCCCTCCCCGCGAACCAGATTGACGAATTCGGCGAAAACCACGTCGGCGGTGGCCTCGTCGAGATTGCCGGTGGGCTCGTCGGCGAGGACCAGTGGCGGACGGTTCGCCAGGGCCCGCGCGACCGCCACACGCTGCTGCTCACCCCCCGACAGCTTGGCCGGGCGGTGATCGAGCCGCTTGCCGAGACGCAAGGTGGTCAGCAGCTCGTCGGCGCGGGCCTTCGCGGCGGCCGGCTCCGCTCCATGGATGAGCTGCGGCAAGACGACGTTCTCGACGGCGGTGAAATCAGGCAGAAGGTGATGGAACTGGTAGACGAAACCAAGCGCGTTCCGGCGAAGCTCGGTGCGACCGCCCTCGTCGAGTTCGCTTGCCTCCTTGCCGGCGATCCGGATCGAGCCCTCGAATCCGCCCTCGAGCAGACCCACCGCTTGCAGCAGCGTCGACTTGCCCGATCCGGACGGGCCGAGCAGCGCCACGATCTCGCCCGGCATGATCGCCAGATTGACGCCGCGAAGGACCTCGATGGTGACCTCGCCCTGCGTGAAGGAACGGCGAAGGTCGCGCGTCGCCAGGACCGGCTCACTCATAGCGAAGCACCTGGACGGGATCGGTACTGGCAGCCTTCCACGCGGGATAGAGGGTCGACAGGAAGCTCAGCAGCAGCGCCAGGACGATGATCGCACCAACTTCGAACGGGTCGGTCTTGCTCGGCAGCTCGGACAGGAAACGGACGGAGGGGTCCCACAGGTTCTGGCCGGTCACGAGCTGGATGACGTTGACGACCGACTGACGGAAGAAGAGAAACACCGCGCCGATCACGATGCCGAGCAGGATGCCGAGCGTACCGATGGTCGTGCCCACCGTCACGAATACCTTCATCATGCTTCGGCGGCTGGCTCCCATGGTGCGCAGGATCGCGATGTCACGGGTCTTGGCTCGGACCAGCATGATCAGCGAGGAGAGGATATTGAACACGGCGACCAGGATGATCAGGGACAGCACGACGAACATCGCCACGCGCTCGACCTCCAGGGCCTCGAACAGCGCGGCATTCAGGTTGCGCCAGTCGACCACCCGGCCCTTGTCACCCACGATCTGCTGCAGCGCGCCGATCTGCGGCTGGATCTTGTCGGGGTTGGTGACCATCACTTCGACCATGCCAACCTGGTCGCCAAGCATCAGCAGGTTCTGCGCATCCTCGATCGGCATGATGACATAGGCGTTGTCATAGTCGTAGACGCCCACTTCGAAGGTGGCCGCGACCGTGTAGCTGACGATGCGCGGGACGGTTCCGACCGGCGTGGCGCGTCCTTCAGGGCTGATCAGGCTGATCTCGCTGCCGGGATAGGCGCCGAGTTGTTCCGCGAGTCGGGTGCCGAGCGCGATCTTGCCGGAGCCGGGCTGGAGCAGCCGAAGATCGCCCGACTTCACGTTGTTCATCAGTGTTGGGTTGGCGAGCAGGTCCTGCCGCCGCATGCCCCGCACCAGCACGCCTTCGACCCGGCCGTTGGCGCTCGCCATCAGAGGCTGCTCCACCAACGGCAGCGCAGAGGTGACGCCAGGCACCTGGCGCGCCTGTGTAGCGATCCGCTGCCAGTCGGACAGGCGGCCTTCGTATCCTTGCACGATCGCATGGCCGTTCAACCCGACGATCTTGTCGAACAGTTCGGCCCGGAAGCCGTTCATGACGCTCATGACGATGATCAGCGCGGCGACGCCGAGAGCGACGGCGCCGAGGCTGATCGCGGCGACCAGGAAGATGAACCCCTCGCCCTTGCCCGGCAGGAGGTAACGCTTGGCGATGGTGCGTTCGTAACGGTTGAGGATCATGCGGTGAGATGCGCCAGCGCGCTCTCGAGGCTGATTTCCTGCTTCTCGCCCGTGCGCCGGTCCTTCAGTTCGACCGTTCCGGCGGCAAGTCCGCGCGGGCCCATGATGACCTGCTTGGGCAGGCCGATCAGGTCCATGGTCGCCAGCTTGGCCCCGCCCCTTTCGTCTCGGTCGTCGTACAGCGTCTCGACGCCTGCGGCAGTGAGCTTGTCGTAGAGGTCGCCGGCCGCGCCCTGGCTCACCGCATCGTCACCGCGCATGGTGACCAGGCCGACCTGCCACGGGGCGATGCTGTCGGGCCAGATGATCCCGTTATCGTCATGGCTCGCCTCGATGATCGCACCGACCAGTCGCGAGACACCAACGCCGTAGCTGCCCATGTGAGGCACGACCGTCTCGCCTTCCTTGCCGGTCACCTTGAGGTTCATCGCCTCGCTATACTTGGTGCCGAAGTAGAAGATGTGCCCGACTTCGATGCCGCGGCCCGTGCGCTGGCGATCGGCGGTCACCTCGGCCCACCGGCCTTCGTCGTGGGTCTCGTCTGTCGCGGCGTAAGTGGTGTTTACCCGGTCGAACAGGCCCTTCAGCCCTCCTTCGTCGGCGTAACTCAGGTCCGCCTGGCTCCAGTCGAACTCGTCATAGGCCGCGTCGTAGAAGACCTCACTCTCGCCGGTCGGGGCGAGAACGATGAACTCGTGGCTGAGATCGCCGCCGATCGGGCCGTTGGCGGCGCGCATCGGCACCGCCTGGATGCCCAGCCGCTGGAAGGTGCGCAGATAGGCCAGCATCTGGCGATAGTAGCTGAGGCGCGCGCCCGCTTCGTCGAGATCGAAGCTGTAGGCGTCCTTCATCAGGAACTCGCGCCCGCGCATCACCCCGAACCGGGGGCGGACCTCGTCCCGGAACTTCCACTGGATGTGATAAAGCGTGCGCGGCAGGTCGCGGTAGGAGCGGGTCTCATCGCGGAACAGCGCGGTGATCATCTCCTCGTTGGTCGGCCCGTAGAGTATCTCGCGATCATGCCGGTCGCGGATGCGAAGCATCTCGGGCCCATAAGCATCATACCGCCCGCTCTCGCGCCAGAGGTCGGCGGACTGAAGGGTCGGCATCAGCAACTCGATGGCGCCGGCGCGGTCCTGCTCCTCGCGGACGATCTGCTCGATCTTCTTGAGCACCCGGAAGCCGAGCGGCAGCCAGGCGTAGATCCCGGCGGCAGTCTGGCGAACGAGTCCGGCGCGCAGCATCAGCTTGTGGCTGACGATCTGGGCGTCCGAGGGGCTTTCCTTGAGGACGGGAAGGAATGCTTGAGAAAGGCGCATGGCGCGCTCCTAGAGACGCCAGCCTGAACAGGCAATGCGGCGGGCCGATGTGGCAGGCGCGCCACAAGCGTCTCGCAAATACGCCACTGACGCAAATTGCGTCGTGACAAGCAGACTGACTTGGATCAGCTTTGCCTCACCAAGCGGGCGATGTTGTTGAATGACGCATCGTCCGGGAGGCTGCCGGGACGGTCAGGGCCGTTCGGTGGGCAGGCAACACTCCAAAGGGGGCTGACGAGCAATCGTCACGCGGACGCCCGGGTCTCAGTCGAGATCCGGGCGTTTGCTTTTGTCCGGGTCAGCGGCGTGGCGTCAGTGCCTGG
This window contains:
- a CDS encoding ABC transporter ATP-binding protein, whose translation is MSEPVLATRDLRRSFTQGEVTIEVLRGVNLAIMPGEIVALLGPSGSGKSTLLQAVGLLEGGFEGSIRIAGKEASELDEGGRTELRRNALGFVYQFHHLLPDFTAVENVVLPQLIHGAEPAAAKARADELLTTLRLGKRLDHRPAKLSGGEQQRVAVARALANRPPLVLADEPTGNLDEATADVVFAEFVNLVRGEGSAALVATHNERLAARMDRVVRLHEGLLA
- the asnB gene encoding asparagine synthase (glutamine-hydrolyzing), translated to MCGIAGIFSSGEPGERLLEAMGASLQHRGPDAGGIWTDAAAGIGLSHRRLSIVDLSAHGAQPMASADGRWMLCYNGEIYNHRDLRRVLEGEGGGPPGGWRGHSDTETLLQAIATWGLDRALSTAAGMFAVALWDARERRLHLVRDRFGEKPLYYGWCGRDFVFASELKAIRRHPDFRSEIDRSSLDAFARRGNVPAPHTIFRGVFKLPPASILTLDRSAARSPLTEPPSIEQGGGGLQLRTYWDYRQVVADGLIHPIADEVTALAELEDALGLAIADQAVADVPVGAFLSGGVDSSTITALYQQHSRHPVRTFSIGFTEAGYNEADDARAVARHLGTVHHEQIVTPADARDVIPLLPAIYDEPFADSSQIPTFLVSRFARGEVTVALTGDGGDELFAGYNRHVQAPALWSRISRIPAPLRSATGELLGQLPPGLWRRAAALLPGQRQPHVGAKVQKLLRVAGRAQSLGDLYDDFLDEWSGSNPVLSASRRQAQAFPELAGPDVIRLTTADALSYLPDDILTKVDRASMAVSLETRVPFLDHRVAEVAARIPPSLKVREGRGKYLLRKLLYRHVPPALIDRPKTGFGVPVGEWLKGPLREWAEDLLDPARMSAQGWLDTALIQRRWQDHLAGRRDGAQALWSVLMFQAWLDAA
- a CDS encoding glutathione peroxidase; this encodes MSRLYTLPVQAPDGSKTSLQPFAGKVLLIVNVASKCGFTPQYAGLQALQDRYAAQGFSVLGFPCNQFGAQEPGDAEEIANFCSLTYDVSFPLFAKIDVNGDGAAPLYRYLEHEAPGLLGSEAIKWNFTKFLIDRSGKVVKRYAPQTKPEDIAADIAALL
- the proS gene encoding proline--tRNA ligase, with product MRLSQAFLPVLKESPSDAQIVSHKLMLRAGLVRQTAAGIYAWLPLGFRVLKKIEQIVREEQDRAGAIELLMPTLQSADLWRESGRYDAYGPEMLRIRDRHDREILYGPTNEEMITALFRDETRSYRDLPRTLYHIQWKFRDEVRPRFGVMRGREFLMKDAYSFDLDEAGARLSYYRQMLAYLRTFQRLGIQAVPMRAANGPIGGDLSHEFIVLAPTGESEVFYDAAYDEFDWSQADLSYADEGGLKGLFDRVNTTYAATDETHDEGRWAEVTADRQRTGRGIEVGHIFYFGTKYSEAMNLKVTGKEGETVVPHMGSYGVGVSRLVGAIIEASHDDNGIIWPDSIAPWQVGLVTMRGDDAVSQGAAGDLYDKLTAAGVETLYDDRDERGGAKLATMDLIGLPKQVIMGPRGLAAGTVELKDRRTGEKQEISLESALAHLTA
- a CDS encoding ABC transporter ATP-binding protein, with amino-acid sequence MATPLRTILRLISPARRREAVLLVGFMIVGAFADLVTIGALLPFLTLLSGSGAGGRWFLAAHRFSLAEAALLFAGAALVAGLLRLALTRWTLRFAAMTGHECAVEIQRRLLLQSYTFHLQQHSSSLLSALTKVEELVWRVLLPLLQGLAAIFVSGAILGTLLWVEPAIAAVTLAGFGLLYGAIALAVRARLDQASTAFDRLYDERVRLVQDSHGAIRDIILDGSAPVALEQFRRTDLTLTETQARAAAIAAAPRFLVEAIGLCLVALLAWWLSGRPGGLVAALPLLGALALGMQRMLPLLQQLYQSWVALKTSDAIAVDVLRLLSLQLTPEASDSGPLLAFTKQVDLKEVEFRYPARATPALVGISLVIRKGERIALTGRTGSGKSTLADVLMGLLEPSGGELRVDGEPIGPGQRPRWRRLIAHVPQAVFLTDDSIAANVAFGAGTAASDPERLARALQLAQLDTLVTELPDGADTPVGERGARLSGGQRQRIGLARAIYRDTPILVLDEATSALDDETEAAIVTALDRLQAEGKTIIIIAHRRSALRGCDRVVQLEGGRIVDIDEAIPAGS
- a CDS encoding lipoprotein-releasing ABC transporter permease subunit; translated protein: MILNRYERTIAKRYLLPGKGEGFIFLVAAISLGAVALGVAALIIVMSVMNGFRAELFDKIVGLNGHAIVQGYEGRLSDWQRIATQARQVPGVTSALPLVEQPLMASANGRVEGVLVRGMRRQDLLANPTLMNNVKSGDLRLLQPGSGKIALGTRLAEQLGAYPGSEISLISPEGRATPVGTVPRIVSYTVAATFEVGVYDYDNAYVIMPIEDAQNLLMLGDQVGMVEVMVTNPDKIQPQIGALQQIVGDKGRVVDWRNLNAALFEALEVERVAMFVVLSLIILVAVFNILSSLIMLVRAKTRDIAILRTMGASRRSMMKVFVTVGTTIGTLGILLGIVIGAVFLFFRQSVVNVIQLVTGQNLWDPSVRFLSELPSKTDPFEVGAIIVLALLLSFLSTLYPAWKAASTDPVQVLRYE